In Rutidosis leptorrhynchoides isolate AG116_Rl617_1_P2 chromosome 2, CSIRO_AGI_Rlap_v1, whole genome shotgun sequence, one genomic interval encodes:
- the LOC139890667 gene encoding uncharacterized protein codes for MAKRRRRTSSITSTSSSSTSTSSCRSTALQHSNPQIVFGTLLAALCSNKPASERNLVIQKTLNHLLTCLLSKSSNSILQSQQTLHIPIISLLPVIINCKCLEIACSGLEIVGAASLYSIEMNERIASDDEIVKGLITAESSSRRSVSMAACNAILDLFTTSIGRSKLLEFHAIENLMSLNLQPLQYL; via the exons ATGGCAAAGCGCCGGCGTCGTACCTCCTCCATAACCTCCACGTCATCTTCATCCACCTCCACGTCATCGTGTCGTTCTACCGCTCTACAACACTCGAATCCCCAAATCGTATTCGGCACATTACTCGCCGCTCTTTGTTCAAACAAACCAGCATCAGAACGAAACCTAGTTATTCAAAAAACTCTCAACCATCTTCTTACTTGTTTACTCTCTAAATCCTCCAATTCAATTTTGCAGTCTCAACAAACATTACACATTCCTATAATCTCATTGCTCCCCGTTATAATCAATTGCAA ATGCTTGGAGATTGCATGTAGCGGTTTGGAGATAGTGGGTGCGGCTTCCTTGTATTCGATTGAAATGAATGAACGAATTGCTTCTGATGATGAGATCGTGAAGGGGTTAATTACTGCGGAGTCGAGCTCTAGGAGGAGCGTATCAATGGCAGCTTGCAATGCTATACTTGACCTGTTTACTACATCCATCGGGCGCTCTAAATTACTGGAATTTCATGCTATTGAGAATCTTAT